The following is a genomic window from Apodemus sylvaticus chromosome 10, mApoSyl1.1, whole genome shotgun sequence.
TTTACTCATCAATTCAAAGCAATTATGTGGCTTCTTTTAAATGAAACAGGCAATCAGTACAAAATTGCAATCAttaggcttttttgttttgttttttccagacagggttttgctatgtagccctggctgttcaggaacTCAATTtttagaacaggctggcctcaaactcaaagagatccagctccctctgcctcatgagtgctgggactaaaggcatgtgccaccacagtctGGCAAGGTCTGATCATCAAATCTTAATCTtcagagaagatcatctccacgaGGTTGGCTTGCCGGCACTCAGACTCCACAAGTTTTTGAGGCTGTAAAAACAACGGTTAAGTTTTCACTGCTGTTATGAATATTCCTAGGGGGTGGAGTGAATACTTTGACAAATTTTTGAACACAGAAATTATGCCATCAGCTAGTTACAACAAGCTTTATTAAATAGTTAGGATGCTTGTCTCAAGATGAATCATTACAACACTTGGCCTGAAAGGCCTTAAATGTCCACACCACGAAGCCCCATAGGCTGGTAACAAGAGTTAGCATGCCCAGTGCCATGTCTTTCCCTCAACTCTTTAATTTAGGATCCTAGGGGCAGGGCTGAAATAAAGGGAGAGCCCTTTTAAACCTGAAAAATGGATTTAGAAAACATTAACAAAGGTGCTTTCAGAAATGAGTCAACTTCCTTCTGAATACAGAATCTTAGAAATGGCTCCAAAACATACCCCAGACACTAatatcttcattattattatttatagttCACTGGGATTGGCAGAGGAATGGACACCAACTTGTGTGTTTCTGATGCACTCTGAACAACAATGTTATGTTGGAAATCAAAGGTCAAGCTCTTTTAACTTGACTTTAAAGCAACTTGAGTTTTAACTACATTATAGCTACAACATAAAGGTAGATACTTACTGTTCCATATTTAAGTAGTGTAGGCACTGCagttattttcagtttttgtctGAAGTCATTATTTGGGTCTTTCCAGCTGTTCCAAAGGgaagaagataatgaaaaataCTTGGTTTATTACAGCTTACTCAACTGTTGacctatatataatatattagtaaTCACTGCTTTTGTGTTAACTTTTCTGTTAACTTATGTGTCACTTTCTGCAAAGTTTAAATTGTGGCTAAGATAAAACATAAATGTAAAGTCAATTGAGTTCTAATTATTCCAGACCAAATTCATTGATGATATGTAGCTGAAACATAAACGGTGAATATGAATTCAATACTTCTAACTGGCTTACCAGACAATACTTAAAACACAGAGCCTGAGCAATTATCTGAGGTCCTTTCTACCCAACTTTTTAATCTAGTCCATGTTTGGAGATAACAGTATACATGATTGGTCACTTACTAAGGTTTGTCTCCTACTTGGCAGTAGATGAACACACAGTCTTCAGCCACATGCTTCAGCCCCTCTCGGATGACTGGCTCAGctttttaaaaaggttaaaaaGTAATTATACATCGACTGCGATAGCCCGCGCCCTCCCCAGTCCCCAGTCTTAGACTTTAACCCCTTGTAAGATAGGATGCTAAAGTCGAGTGTCCTCTGGGCTCGTGAATCACTTAAGTCCTAGTCCTGGTTGTCTTTAAGACACACTCAGAAAATCAGCATACATATTTGTTAACGGAAAGATAAACTTGTGAGTCTGGTCTTTTTATAGTGAGACTAATCAATCGTTTGGGGACTGAGAATTTTAAAGAACTAGGTTCCAAGATCTGAATCCATGATAAAAATAAGGGTCATCCTTAGGTGGAGCTAGTAGGGACCTAACGAGAGGCAGGGTGCAGCTCAGACGCTTCTGCGGGTCTGCAGGACCAAGATCCTCATCTCATTCCACTTTCTGACTTCAGCAGGGGCCTTCTTCCTACCACTTCTGTGGCGCAGCAACCCCCAGTCCTAGTTCCAGTCTCACCTTCCACGCAGTCCGGACACCAGCTCTTCCCTTCGGTATCCTTAGAACCGCTGAAGTAGGCGAAAATGGTCTTGCCCTCATGCTCCTTCACTGCCTTGTCGAACTCCTCAAAGCCTAACACGCTCACCTCCTCGAAGGTGGCCATGAGTACAACACTCCAGAGAGGAGCGCAGGAGGTGCCCCAGGGTCCCGCCGCCTTAAGGCGGGGCCCAAGTAAGGCGTGGCTAAGTTTCCTGGTGGGCGGTGCCGCCGCAGCAGTACCGGGCTACGGGAGCCTTGGATGGCCAGAATTCCGTAGGGCCGTCTTTTTGGTCTGCTGGAGTTTCTCTTTTGGCGCCAATTTCCTTCAAACATCTAGCCGGCTAACCTGGTCTAGTCCCCACCGTGGCTTCCTGGACAATGACTGCCAAAGCCCGTCGCGATACGTTGATCTTCAAATGGCTCAGGAAACTCAACGGCTCTCAAACAGCCGCGCGCCTGTTGCCATGGTGACTGGGCGAGAGGCCGGAAGCGAGGCCTAGCTTGGGGTCGCCTTGTGGTCTCTTGATTGCCGCGCCTCGCCCTTACCAGGTGGGCTCGGGCCGGAGCTGGGGGAATTCTGGGAAGCTGCATTaggcagagagacagtgagagagccTTCGCCCCGGGCTTGCCTTGCAGCTCCGCCCTTCCTATTACCTTTCCATTTGTCAGACTTTAGGGGGGCCGGGGCTGGGGGCGGCGTCCGGGATTGGGCGGGGGTTTGGAGAGAGCTGGCAGGCAGAAAGGCAGCGAGGCTGGATCCGAGTGTTGTGAGTGCGTGTGCGGGGCATGCTGTCTAGGGGAACAGGTGCAAAGACAGCGTGCCTGAGGTTGCATTGGGGAAAGGAATTGTCCAGGAGCTGAGTCCGGGCTACGCGGGTGTACGCTGGCAGCGAAGATGCCGGCTCATTGCATGAGGGCCGGCAGGTTGCGGCGGAGTGTTCGGCCTCTGTGGGCAAGGAGGTGGGGTGCAGGGCTGTCCCGAGGCTATGGAGTAAGGCGCCGGGTGAGGTCTTCAGTGCAGCGGATGCTCTGTGCAAACATAGGGAGGCTGAAGAATGGTCGGAGGCCTTTAGTGAAGAGGATTGTGAAACCCACAGCCCCCCCAGGGGTGAACAAGGCCTTTGGGACACCTGGGTCGGCAGGCTCGGTTGAGGGAGCAATGGACCCCAGAACAGTGTGGGTGAACGGGACTGTGGGCGAGCCCGAGGTGGTTGGGCCTGCTGGGTCTGTGTGGGTGACTGTATCTGGGGAGGAGGAGCTAGACAATAGCTCACCAAGCTGTGAGAGGAGAGGTCGCCCAGGAACACTTGGCCATGAGAGCATCCTGGAACTGTGGTTGAAGGTGCAGGCTATGAGGGTAGCTTCAGGATGCTGGGAAGGAAGCCGAGTGGAGCTCCATTCTGTTCCTGCGGGAGAGGGGCCGGTCGAGAAGGGTATTCCTGGGCGAGCTTCCTGGGTCGAGACCAGCCGAGGTGGTGTCACGGGTCCCTGGGTGAGAGGACATACTAGTACATTCCCCCAGGCCTCAGGACTGCCCACAGCTAGGGGAATAGGGGCAGGTTGTGAGAGAGGCTCCATCCTTTGTAGGCAGGGACAAGCTGGGAAGACGTTGCCTGCTGTGGGTGGACCTGAGGTAGTAGAGAA
Proteins encoded in this region:
- the Txndc17 gene encoding thioredoxin domain-containing protein 17, which gives rise to MATFEEVSVLGFEEFDKAVKEHEGKTIFAYFSGSKDTEGKSWCPDCVEAEPVIREGLKHVAEDCVFIYCQVGDKPYWKDPNNDFRQKLKITAVPTLLKYGTPQKLVESECRQANLVEMIFSED